In the Dryobates pubescens isolate bDryPub1 chromosome 21, bDryPub1.pri, whole genome shotgun sequence genome, one interval contains:
- the LOC128898302 gene encoding zinc finger protein LOC728743 homolog, whose protein sequence is MTDLAGSAGENPFAFSGGEEGLGEEKVLVIHSQAEEEEEKEFKCILCGECFGQQPSLARHQKHHAGERAFICAECGKAFSLKHNLIIHQRIHTGERPYQCGVCQKSFSLKQNLLTHQRIHSGEKPFGCQRCGRRFREHRFLLNHQRTHADRPAPSPARSGSHGAARPFSCPDCHKTFSQKGSLKLHRRSHAAGTPFARPPCGDSFAPEVALTARGDGDTLTE, encoded by the exons ATGACAGACCTGGCGGGGTCAGCGGGTGAGAACCCATTTGCCTTCAGCGGCGGCGAGGAGGGGCTGGGCGAGGAGAAGGTTCTGGTGATCCACAGCCAGGccgaggaagaggaggagaaggagttcAAGTGCATCCTCTGCGGAGAGTGCTTcggccagcagcccagcctggcccgcCACCAGAAGCACCACGCTGGCGAACGCGCTTTCATTTGCGCCGAGTGCGGCAAAGCCTTCAGCCTCAAGCACAACCTCATCATCCACCAGCGCATCCACACCGGCGAACGGCCCTACCAGTGCGGCGTCTGCCAGAAGAGCTTCAGCCTCAAGCAGAACCTCCTCACCCACCAGCGCATCCACAGCGGTGAGAAGCCCTTCGGCTGCCAGCGCTGCGGCCGGCGCTTCCGCGAGCACCGCTTCCTCCTCAACCACCAGCGCACCCACGCCGACCGGCCCG CTCCTTCACCTGCCCGCAGTG GCAGCCACGGCGCCGCCCGGCCCTTCTCCTGCCCTGACTGCCACAAGACCTTCAGCCAGAAGGGTTCCCTGAAGCTGCATCGGCGCAGCCACGCTGCCGGCACCCCCTTCGCCCGCCCGCCCTGCGGCGACAGCTTCGCCCCGGAGGTCGCCCTCACTGCGCGCGGGGACGGGGACACCCTCAC GGAATGa
- the RARRES2 gene encoding retinoic acid receptor responder protein 2 produces the protein MRLPVLLCLALVALASGGQSPLQRRVLRELLEQFHGRSNVQFLFKEQAVEGVEREDSSGTFVQLRVSLVQTSCSKRAQRRHNCRPLESRRKPVCLACYKFDRGDIPKVLDKYHNCGPSHHLAAKEIKHRDEAECRAVEEAGKAGDGFYLPGMFAFSKGLPQ, from the exons ATGCGGCTGCCGGTGCTCCTGTGCCTGGCCCTGGTGGCGCTGGCCAGCGGCGGGCAGTCCCCGTTACAGCGGCGAGTGCTgcgggagctgctggagcagttccACGGCCGCAGCAACGTCCAGTTCCTGTTCAAGGAGCAGGCGGTGGAGGGGGTGGAGAGG GAAGACTCCTCGGGAACGTTTGTCCAGCTGCGGGTCAGCCTGGTGCAGACATCCTGCAGCAAGCGGGCACAGCGCCGGCACAACTGCCGTCCCCTGGAGAGCCGG CGCAAGCCTGTCTGCCTGGCCTGCTACAAGTTCGACCGTGGTGACATCCCCAAGGTGCTGGACAAGTACCACAACTGTGGCCCCAGCCACCACCTCGCTGCCAAG GAGATCAAGCACCGTGACGAGGCTGAGTGCAGGGCGGTGGAGGAAGCTGGCAAGGCCGGGGATGGGTTCTACCTCCCTGGCATGTTTGCCTTCTCCAAGGGGTTGCCACAATAG